The genome window GCAAGTGGCTACAGCATCTGCTGCTATCTTAGAGCCAGGAGAAGCTAAGGATTTAGTTGATGAGATAATTAAGAGAGTAAACGAAATTAAAGGTAAAACTTCAAGCTAAATTCCAACAATATTTTTTACCATTAAACTTATTTTGTTTTTAGTCTTATCTAATACTAGTAAGGGCCCGTAGCTTAGCCAGGTAGAGTGCTGGGCTCCAGATATCAATGCTAGACATTGGGTCTAAAGACCCTTTATGGGGATGAAGTGTATCTGGAGAGGAGAGACCCAGTGGTCGCGGGTTCGAGTCCCGCCGGGCCCATACATTTAAACGAAAAAGAAGACAGACTTTAATTTTTGCTAAGTTATCTAATTGTTGATGAATTGGGACGAAAGGAGGCTAAAAATCGTTGAAGAACTAAGAAAAAATGGTATTGAGCCATATCCTCATAAATACGAAATAACCCATTCGATCAAAGATATTAAACTTCTTGCCTTATCACAAGGTAACAAATCTCATGAACCGTTTATGTTTAATATATCTACAGCGGGACGTGTAGCTAACATAAGAAGGCATGGAAAAGCATCATTTGTAGATATATTTGATGAAGGTGAGAAATTACAAATATATTTGAGGGTTGATGAGCTTAAAGAGAAATATGACAGATTCTTCACATATGTTGGTAGAGGAGATATAATAGGTGTAAAAGGCGATTTATTCTATACGATGAAAGGAGAATTAAGTCTACTTGTAAAGGATTATCAGTTATTATCGAAAGCCCTTATAGAGCCTCCAGATTGGTCTAAGCTTTCCCCAGAATTTAGATATGCACATAGATATGTTGATTTCCTCTATAACGATAACGCTAGGAGGGCTATGGAAATAAGATATATGATCATAAGAGAAATTAGAGAGTTTCTCTATTCTAAAGGCTTTATCGAAGTTGAAACGCCTATAGTTCAACCAGTATATGGTGGGGCATTAGCAAAACCGTTCAAAACGCATGTAAATTACTTAAATGAAGATTGGTACTTAAGAATAGCATTAGAATTGTACTTAAAAAGATACATAATAGGTGGATTTAACAAAGTTTTCGAAATAGGGAAGGTCTTTAGAAATGAAGATATCGACGTAACTCATAACCCCGAATTTACTCTCTTAGAGCTCTATTGGGCGTACGCCGATTACAATGATATAATGAATTTAACTGAAGAGTTGCTTAAAAGTGTGATCAAAAAGGTTACAAATAGTACTAAGATAGTATATGGAAAATATGAAATAGACTTCGAAGCTCCCTTTAGGAGAATTAGCATGTATGATTCTTTATCTGAAGTTTTAGGTAAGAATATTGAAAATATGAGTGATGATGAACTTAAGGAGTTAATGAAAAGATATAATTTGATTCCTAGAGGAAATCAGTATGTTAGAGGACTAATGATAGAGAAATTATTCGATAAACTAGTTACACCTACTTTAACCAACCCAACCTTTGTAACTGATTATCCAATAGAGACTACACCTCTTTGTAAACCGCATAGGAATAAACCTGGACTAGTAGAAAGATTTGAGATGTTCATAGCGGGCATGGAAGTTGCAAATGCGTACACGGAACTAAATGATCCTATATTGCAAGATAAATTGTTTAGAGAAGAACAAGAGATGTTTAGAAGAGGTGATGAGGAGGCTCATCCTTACGATAAGGACTTTGTTAGAGCCTTAAGTTATGGAATGCCACCTACTGGAGGTTTAGGTATTGGCATAGACAGAATAGTTATGTTAGTAACAAATAATTATAGCATCAAAGAAGTTATTCCTTTCCCCATGATAAGTAGTAAGGTTATCCTAGAGGACGATTAGAGAGGAATATAGCAAATATGAAAATCAGGAGGAACAGTGACTGTAAATAATACGAAATTTTTTCACCATTTCTTTCACCTAATACTCTCTTTAATAATTCAGTAAAGAGTTTTCCTCCATCGGTTATTATAAGAGGAGCAGCGTTAAACACAGCCAAGCTGAAATTCACTATAAACAACCATGTAAAGAAAGTTAAAATCACAACTAAATAATCTGGAATATAGTATGTTACATAGACACCTAAAAGGTGATCAGGAATGTTAACAGTTACGTTACTTAAAGTACCATTAGGATGTTTAAGAGTTATAAGGACGGTATTGTATTTATAAAGAAGTTGATGAAGCTGAGATAATGTCGTTACACGATAACCATTTATGTAATATATTACGTCTCCTGCGTGAATTGATGCGTTAGCAGCCGGAGATCCATTAACTATCCCCTCTATTATTATTCCTTGAGAGAGTGATGAGGGTAAATATGGAAGTTCGAATGATAACGGAAGCGCTATTAATGCCAAAACTAAATTAATTACTATTCCTGCAGCAATTATTTTAAGTTTTGCATCAGATGTGGATTTATTAAAATCATCTTCATCTGGTTCTACAAATGCTCCAGGGAATATTCCAAGTAACAGAACTCCTCCATTTTTTACCTTTACGTTATTTGATGTGGCAGATAATGCGTGAAAAATCTCATGTATAGCTACTGAAACCCCTATCGCTAGTAGTATATATGGTAATTGAGAAATACTTATCGTTAAACCTGGAATTATTGGTTTTAGTGCTATTGTTGGAGTTTGATTGGGTTTGATGGTCAACATTTCTACTATTACATATAATATTGTTGAGATCCCCGCTATCATAAGTAAGAAACCTACAGGTAGGGCAATTTTTTCATAAATCCTATAACCTT of Sulfolobus sp. E5-1-F contains these proteins:
- the lysS gene encoding lysine--tRNA ligase; its protein translation is MNWDERRLKIVEELRKNGIEPYPHKYEITHSIKDIKLLALSQGNKSHEPFMFNISTAGRVANIRRHGKASFVDIFDEGEKLQIYLRVDELKEKYDRFFTYVGRGDIIGVKGDLFYTMKGELSLLVKDYQLLSKALIEPPDWSKLSPEFRYAHRYVDFLYNDNARRAMEIRYMIIREIREFLYSKGFIEVETPIVQPVYGGALAKPFKTHVNYLNEDWYLRIALELYLKRYIIGGFNKVFEIGKVFRNEDIDVTHNPEFTLLELYWAYADYNDIMNLTEELLKSVIKKVTNSTKIVYGKYEIDFEAPFRRISMYDSLSEVLGKNIENMSDDELKELMKRYNLIPRGNQYVRGLMIEKLFDKLVTPTLTNPTFVTDYPIETTPLCKPHRNKPGLVERFEMFIAGMEVANAYTELNDPILQDKLFREEQEMFRRGDEEAHPYDKDFVRALSYGMPPTGGLGIGIDRIVMLVTNNYSIKEVIPFPMISSKVILEDD
- a CDS encoding site-2 protease family protein; translation: MTFSILYLHIFLISKYIIRFVDQIYLAVTIFLSFWLIIYILRRKLEKYNLTVYPFFILWRKKAREYWFPKFSRSKGYRIYEKIALPVGFLLMIAGISTILYVIVEMLTIKPNQTPTIALKPIIPGLTISISQLPYILLAIGVSVAIHEIFHALSATSNNVKVKNGGVLLLGIFPGAFVEPDEDDFNKSTSDAKLKIIAAGIVINLVLALIALPLSFELPYLPSSLSQGIIIEGIVNGSPAANASIHAGDVIYYINGYRVTTLSQLHQLLYKYNTVLITLKHPNGTLSNVTVNIPDHLLGVYVTYYIPDYLVVILTFFTWLFIVNFSLAVFNAAPLIITDGGKLFTELLKRVLGERNGEKISYYLQSLFLLIFIFAIFLSNRPLG